The Candidatus Hydrogenedentota bacterium genome includes a region encoding these proteins:
- a CDS encoding M48 family metallopeptidase, with amino-acid sequence MYDVRMWEQIRSNRRKSAVLVGLMAVLLLALGFAIGEAVTPGAGVLGLVFAAGVWVVMSLVAYFQGDNVLLAVSGAREIQKSDHPQLFNIVEEMQIASGMAKTPRVFIMNDMALNAFAAGRDPDRAAVAVTAGLLGKLNRDELQGVIAHEMSHILNRDVLFMTMTGVMLGSIVMISDLFLRGLMRAGTRSRRYGRSNRNGGGGAAIMIVVAVVLAVLAPLIAQLIYFAVSRKREYLADANAAVLTRYPEGLASALQAIAVDSVPLAAANKATAPMFIANPFDKASRSFFGLASTHPPIEDRIRVLRAMGGNVSFQAYDAAWRAAHGGRRGVMPVSVLRDDKTVPTRENGGDARDARTRMREAGDLLRKVNQFVFLPCVCGLKVKLPPEFRQDSVACPRCGRTLAVPNAETAVAAQAGDMLSELGGSGQAPDVRAGAPLRVARPAARSWATIKCACGQPVQISPNLEAPAMACPSCGRTIQITGP; translated from the coding sequence GTGTACGATGTGCGCATGTGGGAACAGATTCGATCGAACCGGCGAAAGTCCGCCGTATTGGTGGGTCTGATGGCCGTGTTGCTGCTGGCGCTGGGGTTCGCGATAGGCGAGGCGGTGACGCCCGGCGCGGGCGTGTTGGGCCTTGTGTTTGCGGCGGGCGTGTGGGTGGTCATGTCGTTGGTGGCCTATTTTCAGGGCGACAACGTCCTGCTTGCCGTAAGCGGCGCGCGTGAAATCCAGAAAAGCGATCACCCTCAACTCTTCAACATCGTCGAGGAAATGCAGATTGCTTCGGGTATGGCCAAGACCCCGCGGGTCTTTATCATGAACGACATGGCGCTGAACGCGTTCGCAGCGGGCCGCGATCCGGACCGCGCGGCGGTCGCCGTGACGGCGGGCCTGCTCGGCAAACTCAACCGCGACGAACTCCAGGGCGTGATTGCGCACGAAATGTCGCACATTCTCAATCGCGACGTCCTGTTCATGACGATGACGGGCGTCATGCTGGGCTCGATCGTGATGATTTCGGACCTGTTTTTACGCGGCCTGATGCGGGCCGGCACGCGCAGCCGCCGCTACGGCCGATCAAACCGGAACGGGGGAGGCGGGGCGGCCATCATGATCGTCGTCGCCGTCGTGCTGGCTGTTCTTGCGCCGTTGATCGCGCAGTTGATCTATTTTGCCGTGTCGCGCAAGCGCGAATATCTGGCTGACGCCAATGCGGCGGTTCTCACGCGCTATCCGGAAGGCCTCGCCTCGGCCTTGCAGGCCATCGCGGTGGATAGCGTGCCGCTGGCCGCGGCAAACAAAGCCACCGCGCCGATGTTCATCGCGAACCCATTCGACAAGGCCTCGCGTTCGTTTTTCGGCCTTGCCAGCACCCATCCGCCCATCGAAGACCGTATCCGGGTGTTGCGGGCGATGGGCGGCAATGTCTCGTTCCAAGCGTACGACGCCGCTTGGCGCGCGGCCCATGGCGGACGGCGCGGCGTGATGCCCGTTTCGGTGCTTCGGGACGATAAGACCGTTCCCACGCGCGAGAACGGCGGCGATGCGCGCGACGCGCGCACACGCATGCGCGAGGCGGGCGATCTGCTTCGCAAGGTCAACCAGTTCGTCTTTTTGCCCTGTGTTTGCGGCTTGAAGGTCAAACTGCCGCCTGAATTCCGGCAGGACAGCGTCGCATGTCCCCGCTGCGGCCGTACCCTGGCCGTTCCGAACGCTGAAACAGCCGTTGCCGCACAGGCCGGCGACATGCTTTCCGAACTGGGCGGCTCTGGACAGGCGCCTGACGTTCGCGCGGGCGCTCCCCTGCGTGTGGCGCGTCCCGCCGCCCGGTCGTGGGCGACCATCAAATGCGCCTGCGGCCAGCCCGTCCAGATTTCGCCCAATCTGGAAGCGCCGGCCATGGCCTGTCCGTCCTGCGGCCGGACGATCCAGATCACCGGCCCCTGA
- a CDS encoding sugar phosphate isomerase/epimerase, translating to MDALSRRGFLGATAGAVGMATANEAAGMAFAAVEGEARAAKPQGIRVGMLTAPFGGEPLEVVLDFARQAGIHCLEVVAEPGSPHLDPMNFDPARADAIKKMLDDRGGLEITALANYMDATEAGKTEEVQTIARKIIDAAALLGVPVVCMQTGSAAPRMTKINTIRKVLPKIHGPIIAYAAEKNIKIAVENYFETCLQGIDTFECLFETFKEPNFGLNYDPSHLVHQQCNHLKPVTMFADRIFHSHGKDTLVDAEARAHMGVYARGWWRYAVPGFGNINWGEYIGHLRMNHYEGVISIEHEDSTFSREQGFIRGARFLEMFC from the coding sequence ATGGATGCGTTGTCACGGCGGGGATTTTTGGGCGCCACGGCGGGCGCGGTGGGCATGGCCACCGCCAACGAGGCGGCCGGCATGGCCTTTGCCGCGGTGGAAGGCGAAGCGCGTGCCGCGAAACCGCAGGGTATTCGGGTCGGAATGCTTACGGCGCCGTTTGGCGGCGAACCCCTCGAAGTCGTGTTGGATTTCGCGAGGCAGGCGGGCATTCACTGCCTCGAAGTCGTTGCCGAACCGGGAAGTCCCCATCTGGACCCGATGAATTTCGATCCGGCGCGCGCGGACGCTATCAAGAAGATGCTCGACGATCGCGGCGGGCTTGAAATCACCGCGTTGGCGAATTACATGGACGCGACGGAAGCCGGAAAAACGGAGGAAGTGCAGACAATCGCAAGAAAGATAATTGACGCGGCGGCCCTGTTGGGCGTGCCGGTTGTCTGCATGCAGACGGGGTCCGCCGCGCCCCGGATGACCAAAATCAACACCATCCGAAAGGTGCTTCCCAAAATTCACGGTCCCATCATCGCCTATGCCGCGGAGAAAAACATCAAAATCGCCGTTGAAAACTATTTCGAGACCTGCCTGCAGGGCATTGACACCTTCGAATGCCTCTTCGAGACGTTCAAGGAACCGAATTTCGGGCTGAATTACGATCCGTCGCATCTCGTGCACCAGCAATGCAACCACCTCAAGCCGGTCACGATGTTCGCGGACCGCATTTTCCACTCGCATGGCAAGGACACGCTGGTGGACGCCGAGGCGCGCGCGCACATGGGCGTGTATGCGCGGGGCTGGTGGCGGTATGCCGTTCCCGGATTCGGCAACATCAATTGGGGAGAGTATATCGGCCATCTGCGCATGAACCATTACGAGGGCGTCATCAGCATCGAGCACGAGGACAGCACCTTCAGTCGCGAGCAGGGCTTTATCCGGGGCGCGCGATTCCTGGAAATGTTTTGTTGA
- a CDS encoding DUF47 family protein, which yields MFRNLLPREICFFDYFEKHARLTIEACEAFRALAESQVDQTTQAARIKDIEHQADDVTHECVDALNRTFITPIDRVDIHQLIKRLDDVVDSVDATTSRMALYELAEVRTEARQLAGVLVKAARAIEVALMGLRSLKETESIKSRLIEIHQLENEGDAILRAALTRLFKEESNAVLIIKWKEIFERLEKATDRCEEVANIIEKIVIEAS from the coding sequence GTGTTTAGAAATCTATTGCCTCGCGAGATCTGTTTCTTCGACTACTTCGAAAAGCATGCGCGCCTGACCATCGAGGCCTGCGAAGCGTTTCGCGCGCTTGCGGAAAGCCAAGTGGATCAGACGACACAGGCCGCGCGCATCAAGGACATCGAGCACCAGGCCGACGACGTGACGCACGAATGCGTGGATGCGCTGAATCGCACTTTCATCACGCCGATCGATCGGGTGGACATCCATCAACTCATCAAGCGCCTCGACGACGTGGTGGATTCCGTGGATGCGACCACCTCGCGCATGGCCCTATATGAACTGGCCGAAGTGCGAACCGAGGCCCGGCAACTGGCCGGGGTGCTGGTCAAGGCGGCGCGCGCGATCGAAGTCGCGCTGATGGGACTACGGAGCCTCAAGGAAACCGAGTCCATCAAGTCGCGGCTGATCGAAATCCATCAGCTTGAAAACGAGGGGGACGCCATCCTGCGCGCGGCGTTGACGCGCCTTTTCAAGGAAGAAAGCAACGCCGTGCTGATCATCAAATGGAAGGAGATTTTCGAGCGCCTTGAAAAAGCCACCGACCGGTGCGAGGAAGTGGCCAACATCATCGAAAAGATCGTGATAGAGGCATCCTGA
- a CDS encoding inorganic phosphate transporter — MLISIVILTVVVALLFDIINGFHDAANSIATVVSTRVLSPRTAVLWAAFFNFVAMFVFAPRVADTVSKIVVIDSMDSAYVYVVLAGLVGAIVWDLLTWWWGLPTSSSHALIGGFVGAGIAHQGIDVIRWEKVFLTVQYIPLAPLMGFVLAFAVMVAVAWIFRRWRPSTIDTFFRKGQLFSAALYSLGHGGNDAQKTMGLIVALLVAAGYFSPDVQLSMTDWKTMWIILSCHAAMAFGTALGGWRIVKTMGMKITKLKPVGGFCAETSGAATLFIATHLGIPVSTTHTIAGAIIGVGSTNRFSAIKWGIAARIVWAWVLTIPCSAIVAALCFHIFWALHG, encoded by the coding sequence ATGCTGATCTCCATTGTCATCCTGACGGTCGTCGTGGCCCTGCTTTTCGACATTATCAACGGCTTTCACGATGCCGCCAATTCGATCGCAACGGTCGTTTCGACGCGGGTGCTTAGTCCGCGCACGGCGGTGCTCTGGGCGGCATTTTTCAATTTCGTGGCGATGTTCGTGTTTGCCCCGCGCGTCGCGGACACGGTATCCAAAATCGTCGTGATTGACTCGATGGATTCGGCCTATGTCTATGTGGTGCTGGCGGGGCTGGTGGGGGCGATAGTCTGGGATCTATTGACGTGGTGGTGGGGCTTGCCGACCAGTTCCTCCCATGCGCTCATCGGTGGATTTGTCGGGGCGGGCATCGCGCATCAGGGCATTGATGTCATCCGCTGGGAAAAGGTTTTTCTGACCGTTCAATACATCCCGCTGGCGCCGCTGATGGGGTTTGTTCTGGCGTTTGCCGTCATGGTTGCCGTTGCATGGATCTTTCGCCGCTGGCGTCCCAGCACCATTGACACGTTCTTCCGGAAGGGACAATTGTTCTCCGCTGCCCTGTATTCGTTGGGACACGGCGGCAACGATGCGCAGAAAACGATGGGGCTGATCGTCGCGCTCCTGGTCGCGGCGGGATATTTCAGCCCGGACGTGCAACTCTCGATGACCGACTGGAAGACCATGTGGATTATCCTGTCCTGCCATGCGGCCATGGCCTTCGGCACGGCCTTGGGCGGGTGGCGCATCGTAAAGACCATGGGCATGAAAATCACCAAGCTCAAGCCCGTCGGCGGATTCTGCGCCGAGACCTCCGGGGCGGCCACGCTGTTCATCGCGACCCATTTGGGCATTCCGGTGTCCACCACGCACACGATCGCCGGCGCCATTATCGGGGTTGGATCGACCAACCGGTTTTCGGCCATCAAATGGGGCATCGCCGCCCGTATCGTGTGGGCGTGGGTATTGACAATCCCCTGTTCGGCTATCGTGGCGGCCCTGTGTTTCCATATCTTCTGGGCCTTGCACGGATAA
- the hemL gene encoding glutamate-1-semialdehyde 2,1-aminomutase, which yields MKSDVSAKLWREANQVLVGGVNSPVRAFKAVGGNPFFAVSGKGAVVTDADGNEYIDYVLSWGPLVLGHAHPVVVEAVRKALEKGSSFGIPTEAEIRLAERIRQIMPSIEKVRLVNSGTEATMSAIRLARGFTGRDLIVKLEGCYHGHADGLLVKAGSGLATLGIPASPGIPAAYAQCTLTAPYNDLDAMRAVFDTHGANIACIILEPVVGNAGVILPEPGYLQGLRDLTKRHGALLIFDEVMSGFRAALGGAQARYGITPDLTTLGKVIGGGLPVGAYGGPAAIMDHLAPVGPVYQAGTLAGNPLATAAGLATLEVLAEPGAYESTENALTRLGKGLAEIAHETSVPIFQTQAGSMGCLFFHEGPIRNYADAAQSDTARYARFFRGMLERGVYLAPSQFEACFTSTAHTSDTLDRTLSAARDVFRTL from the coding sequence ATGAAATCCGACGTATCCGCGAAATTGTGGCGTGAAGCGAACCAGGTTCTTGTCGGCGGAGTGAACAGCCCCGTCCGGGCCTTCAAGGCCGTCGGCGGCAATCCCTTTTTCGCCGTATCGGGCAAGGGCGCTGTCGTAACGGACGCTGACGGCAACGAATACATTGACTACGTGCTTTCCTGGGGGCCGCTCGTTCTCGGCCACGCCCATCCGGTAGTTGTTGAGGCGGTGCGGAAGGCGCTTGAAAAGGGTTCGAGTTTCGGCATTCCGACCGAGGCGGAAATCCGGCTTGCGGAACGGATTCGCCAAATAATGCCTTCAATCGAGAAGGTGCGTCTCGTAAACAGCGGCACCGAGGCGACGATGAGCGCGATCCGTCTCGCGCGGGGATTCACGGGACGCGATCTGATCGTGAAACTCGAAGGCTGCTACCACGGCCACGCCGACGGCCTGCTCGTCAAGGCGGGCAGCGGCCTTGCCACGCTCGGCATTCCGGCGAGTCCCGGCATTCCGGCGGCCTATGCCCAATGCACGCTCACGGCGCCCTACAACGATCTCGACGCCATGCGGGCCGTTTTCGACACGCACGGCGCGAACATTGCCTGCATCATCCTCGAACCGGTCGTCGGCAACGCGGGTGTGATTCTGCCCGAGCCGGGTTACCTGCAAGGCTTGCGCGATCTGACGAAACGCCACGGCGCGCTGTTGATTTTCGACGAGGTCATGAGCGGTTTCCGCGCGGCGCTTGGCGGCGCGCAGGCGCGCTACGGCATCACGCCCGATCTGACCACACTCGGCAAGGTTATCGGCGGCGGCTTGCCCGTCGGGGCCTATGGCGGACCAGCGGCCATTATGGATCATCTCGCGCCGGTCGGGCCGGTGTATCAGGCGGGAACCTTGGCCGGCAACCCGTTGGCGACGGCCGCCGGCCTTGCGACTCTTGAGGTCTTGGCGGAGCCTGGCGCCTACGAATCAACCGAAAACGCGTTGACGCGGCTCGGCAAGGGACTGGCGGAAATTGCACACGAAACCAGCGTTCCAATTTTCCAGACGCAGGCAGGTTCGATGGGATGTCTCTTCTTTCACGAGGGTCCGATTCGCAACTACGCCGACGCCGCGCAGTCCGATACGGCCCGTTATGCGAGATTTTTCCGGGGCATGCTCGAACGCGGCGTGTACCTTGCCCCCTCGCAATTCGAAGCGTGCTTCACCAGCACCGCTCACACATCCGACACGCTGGACCGCACGCTGTCCGCCGCGCGAGACGTCTTCCGAACGCTCTGA
- the hemB gene encoding porphobilinogen synthase, with protein sequence MSFPKTRLRRLRRNAIFRRMVAETVLTPDNLIMPLFVVPGTGVNKPIKSMPGNAQRSVDTLVEEARAVEQAGVPAIILFGIPSHKDANGSEAYAADSIVARAIEGIKKARLDLCVVTDVCMCEYTDHGHCGAIKTNRDGVPDVDNDSTLELLAKEAVAHARAGADMVAPSDMMDGRVGAIRNALDEAGFSEMPIMAYSAKYASAFYGPFRDAAESPPQFGDRSSYQMNPTNAREAMREIALDIEEGADIVMVKPALAYLYIIARVSERFDVPIAAYHVSGEFSMVKAAAANGWIDEKRAALEILTSIRRAGAQLILTYWAKDAAHWLNKT encoded by the coding sequence ATGAGTTTTCCGAAAACGCGGCTTCGCCGCCTGAGACGCAATGCGATTTTCCGGCGGATGGTCGCCGAAACGGTTCTGACGCCGGACAATCTGATCATGCCGTTGTTCGTCGTGCCGGGAACCGGCGTGAATAAACCCATCAAATCCATGCCGGGCAATGCGCAACGGTCCGTGGACACACTGGTCGAAGAAGCAAGAGCCGTCGAGCAAGCCGGCGTGCCGGCGATTATCCTTTTCGGCATCCCATCGCACAAAGACGCAAACGGATCGGAAGCGTACGCGGCGGATTCCATCGTCGCACGCGCCATCGAGGGCATCAAGAAGGCCCGGCTCGACTTGTGTGTCGTCACGGACGTGTGCATGTGCGAATACACCGACCACGGCCATTGCGGAGCCATCAAAACCAATCGCGACGGCGTGCCGGACGTGGACAACGACTCGACGCTCGAACTGCTGGCGAAGGAAGCCGTGGCCCATGCCCGCGCCGGGGCCGACATGGTCGCGCCGTCGGATATGATGGACGGGCGTGTCGGCGCGATTCGCAACGCGCTGGACGAAGCCGGTTTCAGTGAAATGCCCATCATGGCGTACAGCGCGAAATACGCGTCCGCATTCTACGGGCCGTTTCGCGACGCCGCCGAGTCTCCCCCGCAATTCGGCGACCGGTCGTCGTATCAGATGAACCCGACTAACGCGCGGGAGGCGATGCGGGAAATCGCGCTCGACATCGAGGAAGGCGCGGACATCGTAATGGTCAAACCAGCGCTGGCCTATCTGTACATCATCGCGCGGGTATCCGAACGGTTCGACGTGCCCATTGCGGCGTACCACGTCTCGGGCGAGTTCTCGATGGTCAAAGCCGCCGCCGCCAATGGCTGGATTGACGAGAAACGGGCCGCACTTGAAATTCTGACGTCTATCCGGCGCGCGGGCGCGCAACTTATTCTTACTTACTGGGCAAAAGACGCGGCCCATTGGCTAAATAAAACCTGA
- the hemA gene encoding glutamyl-tRNA reductase produces MSLVAVGLSHHTSPVEIRERLGFPAHTLPGALLHLSKRLDKAGTVILSTCNRVEIYVHYAGEAAVARDEIRAFLGEWHKLPEEEFKDALYEHEGRDAVGHLFRVASGLDSLVIGETQILGQVHDAYIAAQTEQTADKVIHNLFQSAFTVAKQVRSQTAVGEGRVSVSSVAVDLAASIFGNLTGKAVMVIGSGEMGELTLKSLLAHGVQSVFVVNRHPERAQALAEQYNGEALPFETLGDHLHKADIIISTTAAPRTILHADHVYQALKLRQQAPLLVIDIAVPRDVDADVGDLDNVYLYNIDDLEQVVNENIEVRRREIEQCLAITERGVDQFMNWMGSLIVAPTITSMAKELEIIRERETQKTLAALPDLTEKQRYEIEYLTKRIVNNILKRPMTEIKHEVGHHDPGTVVHLVKRLFGIEESM; encoded by the coding sequence ATGAGTCTCGTCGCCGTCGGCTTGAGCCACCACACCAGTCCCGTGGAAATCCGGGAACGGCTTGGTTTTCCCGCGCACACACTGCCCGGCGCCTTGCTCCATCTGTCCAAACGACTCGACAAGGCCGGCACGGTCATTCTCAGCACCTGCAATCGTGTCGAGATCTATGTGCATTACGCGGGCGAGGCCGCAGTGGCGCGGGACGAGATTCGCGCGTTTCTGGGGGAGTGGCACAAACTGCCCGAAGAGGAATTCAAGGATGCGTTGTACGAACACGAAGGCCGCGATGCCGTGGGGCACTTGTTTCGCGTGGCATCCGGGTTGGACAGCCTCGTTATCGGCGAAACACAAATCCTCGGGCAAGTCCACGATGCCTACATCGCGGCGCAGACTGAACAGACCGCCGACAAGGTCATCCATAACCTGTTTCAAAGCGCGTTCACGGTCGCCAAGCAAGTCCGATCGCAGACAGCCGTGGGCGAAGGCAGGGTCTCCGTCAGTTCCGTGGCGGTGGATCTGGCGGCGTCCATTTTCGGCAACCTGACGGGCAAAGCGGTGATGGTCATCGGTTCCGGCGAAATGGGCGAACTCACCCTGAAAAGTCTTCTCGCCCATGGCGTCCAATCGGTGTTTGTCGTCAACCGGCATCCGGAACGCGCCCAAGCGCTTGCCGAACAATATAATGGGGAAGCGTTGCCGTTCGAGACGCTCGGCGATCACTTGCACAAGGCCGACATCATCATCAGCACCACCGCCGCCCCGCGCACCATCCTGCACGCGGATCATGTTTATCAGGCCCTGAAATTGCGGCAGCAGGCGCCGCTGCTGGTCATTGACATCGCGGTGCCGCGCGACGTGGACGCGGACGTGGGCGATCTCGACAACGTTTATCTTTACAACATTGACGATCTCGAACAGGTCGTCAACGAAAACATCGAGGTGCGCCGCCGCGAAATCGAGCAGTGCCTGGCCATTACCGAACGCGGCGTGGATCAATTCATGAACTGGATGGGATCCTTGATTGTGGCGCCGACCATTACATCCATGGCCAAGGAACTGGAAATCATCCGGGAACGCGAAACACAAAAGACGCTGGCCGCGCTGCCGGACCTCACCGAAAAACAACGGTACGAAATCGAATACTTGACGAAACGCATCGTCAACAATATCCTCAAACGGCCCATGACCGAAATCAAGCACGAGGTCGGCCATCACGATCCCGGAACGGTCGTGCACCTGGTCAAAAGGTTGTTCGGCATCGAGGAAAGCATGTAG
- the ccsA gene encoding cytochrome c biogenesis protein CcsA, with the protein MVVALHMAFYLGSLLYVCAGALSLTYLWKGDSRVLQHGVRLIWGGIACLIAMFAIRWALYGRVPLTTLSDSLSLFLILSGALMVFITRRHNVSTLLSFYLAPLAVVGLVNAAIAHRYLTEAPMLLQRAPLVVHVGLAFLAYSLFFAAGMTSAAYLCHMSHIKHHRTTWLTRRMPSLQELDMMLSRLLLYAYPLFVLTLAQGLVWAWLDPSPLGPQWWLAPKVLLSFVMVLFYACAVHLRFAGMLRGPKLSYLVLFGFAVLLVLYVGLSLFGLRGYHFWSGQA; encoded by the coding sequence ATGGTCGTAGCATTGCACATGGCCTTCTATCTGGGCTCGTTGCTGTATGTCTGCGCGGGCGCCTTGTCCTTGACGTACTTGTGGAAGGGCGATTCACGTGTCCTGCAACACGGCGTCCGGCTTATTTGGGGCGGAATCGCGTGCCTGATCGCGATGTTCGCGATCCGCTGGGCCCTGTACGGCCGCGTACCCCTGACCACCCTGTCCGATTCGCTGAGTTTGTTCCTGATCCTGTCGGGCGCGCTGATGGTATTCATCACGCGCCGGCACAACGTGTCCACCCTGCTTTCGTTCTACCTGGCGCCGCTGGCGGTGGTCGGCCTTGTCAATGCCGCCATCGCGCATCGTTACCTCACTGAAGCACCCATGCTCTTGCAACGCGCGCCGTTGGTCGTCCACGTCGGCCTGGCCTTTCTGGCTTATTCGCTCTTTTTCGCCGCGGGCATGACCAGCGCCGCCTACCTCTGCCACATGAGCCATATCAAACATCACCGCACGACGTGGCTGACCCGTCGCATGCCGTCGCTGCAGGAACTGGACATGATGCTCAGCCGCCTGCTGCTATACGCCTATCCACTCTTTGTCCTCACGCTCGCGCAGGGACTGGTCTGGGCATGGCTCGATCCCTCGCCGCTTGGACCGCAATGGTGGCTTGCCCCCAAGGTGCTCCTGTCCTTTGTGATGGTCCTGTTTTACGCGTGCGCGGTTCACCTCCGTTTTGCGGGCATGCTGCGCGGACCGAAACTGTCGTATCTTGTCCTGTTCGGATTCGCCGTTTTGTTGGTTCTGTATGTCGGACTTTCCCTGTTCGGCCTGCGCGGCTATCATTTTTGGAGCGGGCAGGCATGA
- a CDS encoding radical SAM protein produces MNGHPHGHGNPDEFAPRLIAWELTRSCPLSCKHCRAAAHHGPYEGELTLPEIRKVVDRIASRFKPIMILTGGEPMLRPDLIDIIRHVTKAGMRPVMATCGSLLTEEKAAAIKEAGVERISVSLDGPDEASHDAFRGIPGAFKSAMAGLESARRAGLEFQINTTVTRSNVGQLEAVLDLAIAQGAVAFHPFLLVPTGRGKGIQDEVLSAEEYERVLNRIYDLKLASAIPFKPTCAAHYYRVLRQREAEAGRTVTRETHGLDAMSKGCMGGLSFAFIGHRGVVQICGFLDEPAGNLRDVDFDFTRIWDESPLFLKLRDFANYKGKCGVCEYRRWCGGCRARAYGLTGDYMAPEPSCSFEPKGWRKRMAEQAPVNNAG; encoded by the coding sequence ATGAATGGACATCCCCATGGACACGGCAATCCGGACGAATTCGCCCCGCGCCTTATCGCGTGGGAACTGACGCGCAGTTGTCCGTTGAGTTGCAAGCACTGCCGGGCCGCCGCCCATCACGGCCCCTATGAAGGCGAACTGACGCTTCCCGAAATCCGCAAGGTCGTGGACCGTATCGCGTCCCGATTCAAGCCGATCATGATTTTGACGGGCGGCGAGCCGATGTTGCGGCCGGACCTGATTGACATTATCCGCCATGTCACCAAGGCCGGCATGCGGCCCGTGATGGCCACGTGCGGATCCCTGCTGACCGAAGAGAAAGCGGCGGCCATCAAGGAGGCCGGCGTCGAACGGATCAGCGTCAGTCTCGACGGACCGGACGAGGCCAGCCATGACGCGTTTCGCGGCATTCCCGGCGCATTCAAGTCGGCCATGGCCGGGCTTGAATCGGCCCGCCGGGCCGGACTCGAATTCCAGATCAACACGACCGTCACGCGATCGAACGTCGGCCAACTCGAGGCGGTGCTCGATTTGGCCATTGCGCAGGGCGCGGTCGCCTTTCATCCGTTCCTGCTCGTGCCGACGGGCCGCGGCAAGGGAATCCAGGACGAGGTCTTGAGCGCCGAGGAATACGAGCGCGTGCTCAACCGGATTTATGACCTCAAGTTGGCCAGCGCGATTCCCTTCAAGCCGACCTGTGCGGCGCACTACTACCGGGTCCTGCGGCAGCGCGAGGCGGAAGCCGGACGCACCGTTACGCGCGAGACGCACGGACTCGACGCCATGAGCAAGGGCTGCATGGGCGGGCTGAGTTTCGCGTTTATCGGACATCGCGGTGTCGTGCAGATTTGCGGATTTCTCGACGAGCCGGCGGGAAACCTCCGCGATGTGGACTTCGATTTTACCCGGATCTGGGATGAATCTCCCCTGTTCCTGAAACTGCGCGACTTCGCCAACTACAAAGGGAAGTGCGGCGTGTGCGAATATAGGCGCTGGTGCGGCGGATGCCGCGCGCGCGCGTACGGGTTGACCGGCGATTACATGGCGCCCGAACCGTCCTGCTCGTTCGAGCCGAAAGGTTGGCGAAAGCGGATGGCTGAACAGGCGCCCGTAAATAACGCGGGCTAA
- a CDS encoding Lrp/AsnC family transcriptional regulator, translated as MPLDELDRRLLDAIQNEFPVEACPFKSFGERFSISEDEALERVRRFQREGTIREISPVFDLKRLGYSSTLCSAETEPDRVEEVAKAINTYSEVTHNYLREHVFNIWFTLIAQTPEDIRRILDEIGALPGVKRVISLPSRRMFKIDVHFQAGAEKKAVHTAKVLPKDAGGVIPLRDWEMRLIGILGEPLPLVSRPFAAVAERAGIEEADVLDRLHAWKASGAIRRFGARVAHHKLGYTANGMSVWRVAEDEAEAAGQIMAKQPEVSHCYLRETPAGWEYNLYGMIHGTSEDEVRAVAARIAELTGLRDYDVLFSVREFKKSVPRYFNEEQAVPS; from the coding sequence ATGCCGCTGGATGAACTCGATCGACGGTTGCTCGACGCCATCCAGAACGAGTTTCCCGTCGAGGCCTGTCCGTTCAAGTCGTTCGGCGAACGTTTCTCGATTTCGGAAGACGAAGCGCTGGAGCGCGTCCGGCGATTTCAGCGCGAGGGGACCATTCGCGAGATAAGCCCGGTGTTCGATCTGAAACGGCTGGGTTATTCGAGCACGCTGTGTTCGGCGGAAACCGAACCGGATCGGGTCGAGGAAGTGGCCAAAGCCATCAATACCTATTCCGAAGTCACGCACAATTACTTGCGCGAACACGTTTTCAACATATGGTTCACGCTGATCGCGCAGACCCCCGAAGACATCCGTCGAATCTTGGACGAGATCGGGGCGTTGCCCGGCGTCAAGCGCGTGATCTCGCTGCCTTCACGCCGCATGTTCAAGATTGACGTCCATTTTCAGGCCGGCGCGGAGAAAAAGGCCGTGCATACAGCAAAGGTTTTGCCGAAAGACGCCGGCGGGGTCATTCCCTTGCGGGACTGGGAAATGCGCTTGATCGGTATACTGGGCGAACCGCTTCCGCTGGTATCGCGCCCGTTCGCCGCCGTTGCGGAGCGCGCCGGTATCGAAGAAGCGGACGTGCTCGACCGTCTTCACGCATGGAAGGCGTCCGGCGCGATTCGCCGCTTCGGCGCGCGGGTGGCGCACCACAAACTCGGGTACACAGCCAACGGCATGAGCGTGTGGCGTGTCGCGGAAGATGAAGCCGAAGCGGCCGGCCAAATCATGGCAAAGCAGCCCGAAGTGAGTCATTGCTATCTTCGCGAAACTCCTGCCGGATGGGAATACAATCTCTACGGCATGATTCACGGAACGAGCGAGGACGAAGTGCGGGCCGTGGCCGCGAGGATAGCCGAATTGACCGGATTGCGCGACTATGATGTGCTGTTCAGCGTCCGCGAATTCAAAAAAAGCGTTCCGCGATATTTTAACGAAGAACAGGCGGTTCCCTCATGA